A genomic window from Agrobacterium larrymoorei includes:
- a CDS encoding FdhF/YdeP family oxidoreductase yields MGKMDFIGKPSSAAGGWGALKSVGKRLLESGAPLSNVKTLLKTNQPNGFDCPGCAWGDPEHGSSFEFCENGVKAVSWEATEARVPPEFFAEHTVSTLSQWSDYELEKQGRLTNPLRYDRATDRYMPVSWALAFQEIGAILRGLDSPDRAEFYTSGRASNEAAFLYQLMVRLYGTNNFPDCSNMCHEASGVGLKASIGVGKGTVLLEDFEKTDAIFVIGQNPGTNHPRMLGDLRRAALRGARIAVFNPIKEKGLQRFSDPQDKLEMITGGNTKIATNYYQPRQGGDMAAIRGISKVVFAADEAARAEGKPAIIDYDFIASHVLEFEAYRAAVDATSWETILDQSGLTREEIEEAASIYMNANSVIATWAMGVTQHKHSVIIVREITNLMLLRGNVGRPGAGLCPVRGHSNVQGDRTVGIDEKAPPALLDALEKEVGVAMPRNRGHNTVEAISAMLDGKAQAFIALGGNFLRATPDSPLIIEAFKKQKLTVNIATKLNHSHLVPGETSFILPCLGRTEIDRNSSGTPQIVTVEDSMSMVHGSGGINEPASPELRSEIAIIAGIAEATLGSDRVNWTALADDYNLIRDMIERVIPGFQQFNERVRVPRGFHLRNAAAEREWHTPEKKAVFFTGPLPEMTEHQEALSKDGLFVLQTFRSHDQYNTTIYGLDDRYRGVYGERQVIFMNPNDMEKLGARAKQRVDVIGEYGDGVERVARNFRLVPYNIPQGSVGGYYPELNVLVPLHSYGEGSFTPTSKSVLVSVRLRGENETA; encoded by the coding sequence ATGGGCAAGATGGATTTCATCGGCAAGCCTTCATCCGCGGCTGGCGGCTGGGGCGCGCTGAAGAGCGTGGGCAAGCGCCTGCTGGAATCCGGCGCACCTCTCTCCAATGTGAAGACGCTTCTCAAAACAAATCAACCCAATGGTTTCGATTGTCCTGGCTGTGCCTGGGGCGACCCGGAGCATGGCTCATCCTTCGAGTTTTGCGAAAACGGTGTGAAGGCCGTTTCCTGGGAAGCGACAGAAGCGCGCGTTCCTCCGGAGTTTTTTGCCGAGCATACTGTCTCCACGCTTAGCCAGTGGTCGGATTACGAGCTGGAAAAGCAGGGCCGCCTGACGAACCCTCTGCGCTACGATCGCGCGACCGACCGATATATGCCTGTTTCGTGGGCCTTGGCCTTCCAAGAGATCGGCGCTATTTTGCGCGGTCTTGATAGCCCGGATCGCGCCGAGTTCTACACGTCCGGGCGGGCCTCCAACGAAGCTGCTTTCCTTTATCAGCTGATGGTTCGCCTCTATGGGACCAACAATTTCCCCGACTGCTCCAATATGTGTCATGAGGCGAGCGGCGTCGGTCTTAAAGCCTCGATCGGTGTAGGCAAGGGGACCGTTCTTCTGGAAGATTTCGAGAAGACCGATGCGATTTTCGTCATCGGCCAGAACCCCGGCACCAACCATCCCCGCATGCTAGGCGATTTGAGGCGGGCGGCTCTCCGCGGCGCGCGTATCGCTGTCTTCAATCCCATCAAGGAAAAAGGCCTGCAGCGTTTCAGCGACCCGCAGGACAAGCTGGAAATGATCACCGGCGGCAACACGAAGATTGCCACCAACTACTACCAGCCCCGCCAGGGCGGCGACATGGCTGCCATTCGCGGCATCAGCAAGGTGGTGTTCGCGGCCGATGAAGCGGCGCGTGCCGAGGGCAAGCCCGCCATCATCGACTACGACTTCATCGCCAGCCATGTCTTGGAGTTCGAGGCGTACCGCGCTGCCGTGGATGCAACGAGCTGGGAGACCATTCTTGACCAATCGGGTCTCACACGCGAAGAGATCGAGGAAGCGGCCTCCATCTATATGAATGCCAACTCCGTCATTGCCACCTGGGCGATGGGGGTGACGCAACACAAGCACTCCGTCATCATCGTTCGCGAGATCACCAATCTCATGCTGCTGCGGGGCAATGTCGGGCGCCCAGGTGCCGGCCTCTGCCCGGTTCGCGGCCATTCCAACGTTCAGGGCGATCGCACCGTCGGCATCGACGAGAAGGCACCGCCTGCCCTCCTCGATGCGCTGGAAAAGGAAGTCGGCGTGGCGATGCCGCGCAACCGCGGACACAACACCGTGGAAGCGATCAGCGCCATGCTGGATGGAAAGGCGCAAGCTTTCATCGCGCTTGGCGGCAACTTCCTGCGCGCCACGCCCGACAGCCCGTTGATCATCGAAGCTTTCAAAAAGCAGAAGCTGACCGTCAACATCGCAACCAAGCTTAACCACTCCCATCTTGTACCCGGAGAGACCTCCTTCATTCTACCCTGCCTTGGCCGCACCGAGATTGATCGCAACTCCTCAGGCACGCCTCAGATCGTGACGGTGGAGGATTCGATGAGCATGGTCCATGGTTCGGGCGGTATCAATGAGCCGGCCTCGCCCGAACTGCGTTCCGAAATTGCCATCATTGCCGGGATTGCGGAAGCCACGCTTGGCAGTGACCGCGTCAACTGGACCGCCCTTGCCGATGATTACAATTTGATCCGAGACATGATCGAACGGGTCATTCCAGGGTTCCAGCAATTCAATGAACGTGTTCGGGTGCCGCGCGGCTTCCACCTGCGCAACGCCGCAGCCGAGCGGGAATGGCACACGCCAGAGAAGAAAGCGGTCTTCTTCACCGGCCCACTGCCGGAGATGACCGAGCATCAAGAAGCCCTATCGAAAGACGGTCTTTTCGTGTTGCAGACCTTCCGCAGTCACGACCAGTACAACACCACGATCTACGGCCTGGATGACCGCTACCGTGGTGTGTACGGTGAACGTCAAGTCATCTTCATGAACCCGAATGACATGGAAAAGCTCGGCGCCCGTGCCAAGCAGCGCGTGGATGTGATCGGCGAATATGGCGATGGTGTCGAACGCGTCGCGAGGAACTTCCGTCTGGTGCCCTATAACATTCCGCAGGGCAGCGTCGGTGGTTATTATCCTGAGCTCAATGTTCTTGTGCCGCTGCATAGTTATGGCGAAGGCAGCTTCACCCCCACTTCCAAATCCGTGCTCGTGTCGGTCCGACTACGTGGCGAAAACGAGACGGCATAA